A section of the Pseudomonas sp. Q1-7 genome encodes:
- a CDS encoding C1 family peptidase, with protein sequence MAKRPAPAKPRKKAVAKPLDVRRDSMDFRDLTYSASLSPLPDELYPDWPLLHILDQGEEGACTGFGLAAAVNYLRGRQGLEGRVSPAMLFAMARRYDQWPGENYDYSSARGAMKGWHKHGVCLDGSWPLTHKDGLTPLIQQEAQDIPLGAYFRVFSRINDVQAALRDVGVLFASARTHEGWRAPRRGVIDWKPDAPDVGGGHAFAIIGYTRDGFLVQNSWGTDWGGYRYGQSTQAGVALWSYADFECNVWDVWVAQLGVRVNHGITDTATRYVSDGGTARLALLGPPQEAIYLHYLHIDDGQFDGLGQYASDLAQVEAIIEELQHSKPRHLLLYAHGGLNSVNASAMRAFKWRPAFRDNGVHELHFIWETGLFAELGDILLSKLPLVGQRVGSVSSWWDNQMESLAQPLGFALWQEMKLDAERAFQRRAAGMLALQRLLGWLAAQGAQAPKVHLVGHSAGAIWHARLLQAWQTLGGPVIHNLLLFAPACTLALYEATFLKALGQGIRQQTLFVLSDQAEQEDNVAGAYRKSLLYLVSNALEDKRRRVPLLGMQKFLPPRQPAGSTLVVSASSSPDSRSSSHGGFDNDPQTMDCLLQRVLGSGSFRGFKPEELKGY encoded by the coding sequence ATGGCCAAGCGCCCCGCCCCCGCCAAACCCCGCAAGAAAGCCGTTGCCAAGCCGCTGGATGTTCGCCGCGATTCCATGGACTTCCGCGATCTCACCTATTCGGCCTCGCTGTCCCCGCTGCCGGACGAGCTCTACCCGGACTGGCCGTTGCTGCACATCCTCGACCAGGGCGAGGAAGGCGCCTGCACCGGTTTCGGCCTGGCCGCGGCGGTCAATTACCTGCGCGGCCGGCAAGGCCTGGAGGGTCGGGTGAGCCCGGCGATGCTGTTCGCCATGGCGCGTCGTTATGATCAGTGGCCGGGGGAGAACTACGACTACAGCAGCGCCCGTGGCGCCATGAAGGGCTGGCACAAGCACGGCGTCTGCCTGGACGGCAGCTGGCCGCTGACGCACAAGGACGGGCTGACGCCGCTGATCCAGCAGGAAGCCCAGGACATCCCCCTGGGTGCCTACTTTCGGGTCTTCTCGCGGATCAACGACGTGCAGGCCGCGCTGCGTGACGTGGGCGTGCTGTTCGCTTCGGCGCGGACCCACGAAGGCTGGCGGGCGCCGCGCCGTGGCGTGATCGACTGGAAGCCGGATGCGCCGGATGTCGGCGGTGGCCATGCCTTCGCGATCATCGGCTACACCCGCGACGGCTTCCTGGTGCAGAACTCCTGGGGAACCGACTGGGGCGGGTATCGCTACGGCCAGTCGACCCAGGCGGGGGTGGCGCTGTGGAGCTATGCCGATTTCGAGTGCAATGTCTGGGATGTCTGGGTGGCGCAGTTGGGGGTCAGGGTCAATCACGGGATCACCGATACCGCCACCCGCTATGTTTCCGATGGCGGCACCGCACGCCTGGCGTTGCTCGGCCCGCCGCAGGAAGCCATCTACCTGCACTACCTGCACATCGATGACGGCCAGTTCGACGGCCTGGGCCAGTACGCCTCCGACCTGGCCCAGGTCGAGGCCATCATTGAAGAGCTGCAGCACAGCAAGCCCCGGCACCTGCTGTTGTATGCCCACGGCGGGCTGAACAGCGTGAATGCCTCGGCCATGCGCGCCTTCAAGTGGCGGCCGGCGTTCCGCGACAACGGCGTGCACGAGCTGCATTTCATCTGGGAAACCGGTCTGTTCGCCGAGCTGGGCGACATCCTCCTGAGCAAGCTGCCACTGGTAGGACAGCGGGTCGGCTCGGTCAGCTCCTGGTGGGACAACCAGATGGAAAGCCTGGCGCAGCCCCTGGGATTTGCCCTCTGGCAGGAGATGAAGCTGGACGCCGAACGGGCCTTCCAGCGCCGTGCGGCCGGCATGCTGGCGCTGCAGCGCCTGCTCGGCTGGCTGGCGGCCCAGGGTGCCCAGGCGCCCAAGGTGCACCTGGTAGGGCACAGCGCCGGCGCCATCTGGCATGCACGGTTGCTGCAGGCCTGGCAGACCCTGGGCGGTCCGGTTATCCACAACCTGCTGCTGTTCGCGCCGGCCTGCACCCTGGCGCTGTACGAAGCCACCTTCCTCAAGGCGCTGGGCCAGGGCATCCGCCAGCAGACGCTATTCGTGCTCTCGGACCAGGCGGAGCAGGAGGACAACGTCGCCGGGGCCTACCGCAAGTCGCTGCTCTACCTGGTGTCCAATGCCCTGGAAGACAAGCGCAGGCGGGTGCCGCTGCTGGGCATGCAGAAGTTTCTGCCGCCCAGGCAGCCCGCGGGCAGCACCCTGGTGGTGTCCGCCAGCAGCAGCCCGGACAGCCGCAGCAGCAGCCACGGCGGCTTCGACAACGACCCGCAGACCATGGACTGCCTGCTCCAGCGGGTGCTGGGCAGCGGCAGCTTCCGGGGTTTCAAACCGGAGGAGTTGAAGGGGTATTGA
- a CDS encoding phage infection protein, translated as MKTQAFAALFIAALSTSVFALPVGSHTVLGESKESTTRPVIEPVAVEGGFMVLDRVAEGGSDRTPGFRVAEGGSDRTPGFRVAEGGSDRTPGFRVAEGGSDRTPGFRVAEGGSDRTPGFRVAEGGSDRTKAFDVAEGGSDRLLQAQRVG; from the coding sequence ATGAAAACCCAAGCCTTTGCCGCCCTGTTCATCGCCGCCCTGAGCACCTCCGTCTTCGCCCTTCCTGTCGGCTCTCATACGGTCCTGGGCGAGTCGAAGGAAAGCACCACCCGCCCGGTCATCGAGCCGGTGGCCGTTGAAGGTGGCTTCATGGTTCTGGACCGCGTGGCCGAAGGTGGCTCCGACCGTACCCCTGGCTTCCGCGTCGCCGAAGGCGGTTCCGACCGTACTCCTGGCTTCCGCGTAGCCGAAGGCGGCTCCGACCGTACCCCTGGCTTCCGCGTCGCCGAAGGCGGCTCCGACCGTACCCCTGGCTTCCGCGTCGCCGAAGGCGGCTCCGACCGTACTCCTGGCTTCCGCGTCGCCGAAGGTGGCTCCGACCGCACCAAGGCGTTCGATGTAGCCGAAGGCGGTTCCGACCGCCTGCTGCAGGCCCAGCGCGTCGGCTGA
- a CDS encoding BRO-N domain-containing protein, protein MDDAYTPMFFHRHDRPLCGVMIDNQPWFSAYDFARLLGLHHPQALHRRVRPHETRRVRIRYASGHEEEIHVINEAGLYKGLLRFGHPECRQLDEWLTREVIPTLRDQHSLYGASPRRVVLSWQSQRLMLLEWQGELWMPWEQVPRFVDH, encoded by the coding sequence ATGGATGATGCCTACACCCCCATGTTCTTCCACCGCCACGATCGCCCCCTGTGCGGCGTGATGATCGACAACCAACCCTGGTTCTCTGCCTACGACTTCGCCCGGCTGCTGGGGCTGCACCATCCCCAGGCGCTGCACCGGCGCGTGCGGCCCCACGAAACCCGACGGGTGCGCATCCGCTATGCCAGCGGCCATGAGGAAGAGATCCATGTCATCAACGAGGCCGGCCTCTACAAGGGCCTGCTGCGCTTTGGCCACCCGGAATGCCGGCAGTTGGATGAATGGCTGACGCGGGAAGTGATCCCGACCCTGCGCGACCAGCATTCCCTGTACGGCGCTTCGCCCCGTCGCGTGGTGCTCAGCTGGCAGTCCCAGCGGTTGATGTTGCTGGAATGGCAAGGCGAGTTGTGGATGCCCTGGGAGCAGGTGCCGCGCTTCGTCGATCACTGA
- a CDS encoding TerC family protein, whose product MEWLTSPEIWVAFFTLTALEIVLGIDNIIMIAILVGRMPPHMQARTRFFGLALAMVTRIALLLSITWIMRLTNDLFHLFGQGISGRDLILFFGGLFLLWKSTTEMYHSLEGEDETEATPASGAARNFIGTIVQIAIIDIVFSLDSVITAVGMVSHVPVMVAAIIVAVLVMMLAAGTISDFIDKHPSLKMLALSFLVVVGTVLIAESFEVHVPKGYVYFAMAFSLAVEALNIRARIARGRKEDPVKLRKDIPGQ is encoded by the coding sequence ATGGAATGGCTGACCAGCCCGGAAATCTGGGTCGCCTTCTTCACCCTGACCGCCCTGGAAATCGTCCTCGGCATCGACAACATCATCATGATCGCCATCCTCGTGGGGCGCATGCCGCCGCATATGCAGGCACGCACCCGCTTCTTCGGCCTGGCGCTGGCGATGGTCACCCGGATCGCCCTGCTGCTGTCCATCACCTGGATCATGCGACTCACCAACGACCTGTTCCATCTGTTCGGCCAGGGCATCTCCGGTCGCGACCTGATCCTCTTCTTCGGTGGCCTGTTCCTGCTGTGGAAGAGCACCACCGAGATGTACCACAGCCTGGAAGGCGAAGATGAAACAGAAGCGACCCCCGCCTCAGGCGCGGCGCGCAACTTCATCGGCACCATCGTCCAGATCGCCATCATCGACATCGTGTTCTCCCTGGACTCGGTGATCACCGCCGTCGGCATGGTCTCCCACGTGCCGGTGATGGTCGCCGCGATCATCGTCGCCGTGCTGGTGATGATGCTGGCCGCCGGCACCATCAGCGACTTCATCGACAAGCACCCGAGCTTGAAGATGCTGGCCCTCTCCTTCCTGGTCGTGGTCGGTACCGTGCTGATCGCCGAATCCTTCGAAGTCCACGTGCCAAAGGGCTACGTCTACTTCGCCATGGCCTTCTCCCTGGCCGTGGAGGCGCTGAACATCCGCGCCCGCATCGCCCGTGGCCGCAAGGAAGACCCGGTGAAATTGCGCAAGGACATTCCTGGGCAGTAA
- a CDS encoding DUF7844 domain-containing protein, which yields MNAWLRLFCLGGLLLASSVQAELRLVLDGEDLTPAQRQASQQLLDEALAALPPAFVQRLDRQVEVGWSVDLPENGYGRATRFDALVLNRNLLPSLTDGSAAQQKTNRVHGTVRRELLATVLHELAHLYDRARLWSASDRVRQFRCRNRASSSGLVGLPGDCRGQTERRFTLSDDPRLLDLAGWPQYVGKRGMREQDNHQVARSPDIYELTNPREFVAVNMEYFLLDPAYACRRPALHRYYREHFGWAPARQAACNDGYAYLNAGRDFGKQPLGKLDPERVYEVDYLFAEANQNWVSRWGHSMLRLVICAPGRPRGPDCRLDLDQHLVLSYRAFVGDVQLSSWDGLTGAYPSRLFVLPLHQVIEEYTKVELRSLASVPLTLSREEVEHLVEHAAEMHWSYDGDYWFLSNNCAVETLKLLRSGTDHPALRDLDSIMPNGLLKVLEGRGVADRTPLDDPKEALRLGYRFDSFRDRYQAMFGILRERLRVPQEQVEDWLALSAEQRRPWIAKADLRASAALLLLEQAAQRRQLLLAQDELKRNYLSSREQAGQTPFAKAGGTLEQLLANSGFLSRPAEMLQGGYGLPQSAEWQRLEAESRSRQQTMRKLSDDLDREVRSLLAPQRMAELNATEANLKAIGAHLRQLHKDAGGLVLP from the coding sequence CTGAACGCCTGGCTTCGACTGTTCTGCCTGGGTGGTCTGCTGTTGGCCAGCAGCGTCCAGGCCGAATTGCGCCTGGTGCTGGATGGCGAGGACCTGACCCCGGCCCAACGCCAGGCCAGCCAGCAGTTGCTGGATGAAGCCCTGGCTGCCCTGCCGCCGGCTTTCGTCCAGCGCCTGGACCGGCAGGTGGAAGTCGGCTGGAGCGTTGACCTGCCGGAGAACGGCTACGGCCGCGCCACCCGCTTCGACGCCCTGGTGCTCAACCGCAACCTGCTGCCCAGCCTCACCGATGGCAGCGCGGCGCAGCAGAAGACCAACCGCGTCCATGGCACGGTGCGCCGCGAGCTGCTCGCCACCGTGCTCCACGAGCTGGCCCACCTCTACGACCGCGCCCGCCTCTGGTCCGCCAGCGACCGGGTGCGGCAGTTCCGCTGCCGCAACCGGGCGTCCAGCAGTGGCCTGGTCGGCCTGCCCGGGGACTGCCGCGGGCAGACCGAGCGCCGCTTCACCCTGAGCGACGACCCGCGCCTGCTCGACCTCGCCGGCTGGCCGCAGTACGTCGGCAAGCGCGGCATGCGCGAGCAGGACAACCACCAGGTGGCGCGCAGCCCGGACATTTACGAGCTGACCAATCCCCGCGAGTTCGTCGCGGTGAACATGGAGTACTTCCTCCTCGACCCGGCCTACGCCTGCCGACGCCCGGCGCTGCATCGTTATTACCGCGAACACTTCGGCTGGGCACCCGCCCGGCAGGCCGCGTGCAACGACGGCTACGCCTACCTCAACGCCGGCCGCGACTTCGGCAAGCAACCGCTGGGCAAGCTCGACCCCGAGCGCGTCTATGAAGTGGACTACCTGTTCGCCGAAGCCAACCAGAACTGGGTCAGCCGCTGGGGCCACAGCATGTTGCGCCTGGTGATCTGCGCCCCGGGCCGCCCACGCGGGCCGGACTGCCGCCTCGACCTCGACCAGCACCTGGTGCTCTCCTACCGCGCCTTCGTCGGCGACGTGCAACTGTCCAGTTGGGACGGCCTCACCGGCGCCTATCCGTCACGCCTGTTCGTGCTGCCCCTGCACCAGGTGATCGAGGAATACACCAAGGTGGAACTGCGCAGCCTGGCTTCGGTGCCGCTCACGCTCAGCCGCGAGGAGGTGGAGCACCTGGTGGAGCATGCCGCCGAGATGCACTGGAGCTACGACGGCGACTACTGGTTCCTGTCCAACAACTGCGCGGTGGAAACCCTCAAGCTGCTGCGCAGCGGCACCGACCACCCGGCCCTGCGCGACCTCGACAGCATCATGCCCAACGGCCTGCTCAAAGTGCTGGAAGGTCGTGGCGTGGCCGACCGCACGCCCCTGGACGACCCCAAGGAGGCCCTGCGTCTGGGCTATCGCTTCGATTCCTTCCGCGACCGCTACCAAGCCATGTTCGGAATACTCCGCGAACGCCTGCGGGTGCCCCAGGAACAGGTCGAGGACTGGCTGGCGCTCAGTGCCGAACAACGCCGGCCCTGGATCGCCAAGGCTGACCTGCGCGCCAGCGCCGCCCTGCTCCTGCTGGAGCAGGCCGCCCAGCGCCGGCAATTGCTGCTGGCCCAGGATGAACTCAAGCGCAATTACCTCAGTTCCCGCGAGCAGGCCGGGCAAACGCCCTTCGCCAAGGCCGGCGGCACCCTGGAACAGCTGCTCGCCAACAGCGGCTTCCTCAGCCGTCCGGCGGAGATGCTGCAAGGCGGCTATGGCCTGCCGCAGAGCGCCGAATGGCAGCGCCTGGAAGCCGAGAGCCGCAGTCGCCAGCAGACCATGCGCAAACTCAGCGACGACCTCGACCGCGAGGTGCGCAGCCTGCTGGCGCCTCAACGCATGGCCGAGTTGAACGCCACCGAGGCCAACCTCAAAGCCATCGGTGCGCACCTGCGCCAGCTGCACAAGGACGCGGGCGGTCTGGTGCTGCCCTGA
- a CDS encoding DUF1127 domain-containing protein, with translation MDRTLTASATSAQLRSSHSAAPWYLRLAATLGQWRRNARTRRQLAQLDARALADVGISPSERYQELERPFWR, from the coding sequence ATGGACCGCACCCTCACTGCCTCTGCCACCTCCGCCCAACTGCGCAGCAGCCACTCCGCAGCCCCCTGGTACCTGCGCCTGGCCGCCACCCTCGGCCAATGGCGGCGCAACGCCCGCACCCGGCGCCAACTGGCACAGCTGGACGCACGCGCGCTGGCGGACGTGGGGATCAGCCCGAGCGAGCGCTACCAGGAGCTGGAGCGCCCCTTCTGGCGTTGA
- a CDS encoding DUF2388 domain-containing protein, with amino-acid sequence MRRPLSVAAALALTLIAAAAQAQTLVATSNIIVRALDRSLDFTSDTTTSIRDMKVVMAARDDAASFVASAGDIRGAQLEAAFGALRERFPQAREASDLALAESILAL; translated from the coding sequence ATGCGCCGCCCGCTGTCTGTCGCCGCAGCCCTCGCCCTTACCCTGATTGCCGCTGCCGCCCAGGCACAAACCCTGGTGGCGACCAGCAACATCATCGTCCGCGCGCTGGACCGCTCCCTGGACTTCACGTCCGATACCACCACCTCCATCCGCGACATGAAGGTGGTGATGGCCGCCCGCGACGACGCGGCCAGCTTCGTCGCCAGCGCTGGCGACATCCGCGGCGCCCAGTTGGAGGCGGCCTTCGGCGCTCTGCGCGAGCGCTTCCCGCAAGCCCGCGAGGCCAGCGACCTGGCCCTGGCGGAAAGCATCCTCGCCCTCTGA
- a CDS encoding CitMHS family transporter, with protein sequence MLTLLGFAMVICFMYLIMTKRLSALIALIIVPIAFALIGGFAAGIGPMMLEGIGKLAPTGVMLMFAILYFALMIDSGLFDPAVRKILKLVKGDPLKVSMGTAALALIVSLDGDGATTYMICVAALLPLYSRLGMSPLIMAGLIILAGGIMNMTPWGGPTARAASALHVDPSDIFVPMIPAMAAGALALFGLAWAYGKRERARLGVLHLPDDQLNHDEISVSQFPEARRPKLLWVNAALTAALMATLIAGLLPLPVLFMIAFSIAMIVNYPCLQQQKERVAAHAGNVLAVVGLIFAAGIFTGILSGTGMVDAMSKSLLAVIPPSMGPYMAVITAIVSMPFTFFMSNDAFYYGVLPVLAEAASHYGISPVEMARASIVGQPVHLLSPLVPSTYLLVGLAKVEFGDHQRFTLKWAVMVCLCILLAALLLGVFPLFGSH encoded by the coding sequence ATGCTGACTCTGCTCGGCTTTGCCATGGTCATCTGCTTCATGTACCTGATCATGACCAAGCGCCTGTCCGCCCTGATCGCCCTGATCATCGTCCCCATCGCCTTCGCCCTGATCGGCGGCTTCGCCGCGGGCATCGGCCCGATGATGCTGGAAGGCATCGGCAAGCTCGCCCCCACCGGCGTGATGCTGATGTTCGCCATCCTCTACTTCGCCCTGATGATCGATTCCGGCCTGTTCGACCCGGCCGTGCGCAAGATCCTCAAACTGGTGAAAGGCGACCCGTTGAAGGTCTCCATGGGCACCGCCGCCCTGGCCCTGATCGTCTCCCTCGATGGCGACGGCGCCACCACCTACATGATCTGCGTCGCCGCCCTGCTGCCGCTGTACAGCCGTCTGGGCATGAGCCCGCTGATCATGGCCGGCCTGATCATCCTCGCCGGCGGCATCATGAACATGACCCCCTGGGGCGGCCCCACCGCCCGCGCCGCCAGCGCCCTGCACGTAGACCCGTCGGACATCTTCGTGCCGATGATTCCGGCCATGGCCGCTGGCGCGCTGGCCCTGTTCGGCCTGGCCTGGGCCTACGGCAAACGCGAGCGCGCGCGCCTCGGCGTGCTGCACCTGCCGGACGACCAGCTCAACCATGACGAGATCAGCGTGTCGCAGTTCCCGGAAGCCCGCCGGCCGAAACTGCTGTGGGTGAACGCGGCCCTGACCGCCGCCCTGATGGCGACCCTGATCGCCGGCCTGCTGCCGCTGCCGGTGCTGTTCATGATCGCCTTCAGCATCGCCATGATCGTCAACTACCCCTGCCTGCAACAGCAGAAAGAGCGGGTCGCCGCCCACGCCGGCAACGTCCTGGCGGTGGTCGGGCTGATCTTCGCCGCCGGCATCTTCACCGGCATCCTGTCCGGCACCGGCATGGTGGACGCCATGTCGAAAAGCCTGCTGGCGGTCATCCCGCCGTCCATGGGCCCCTACATGGCGGTGATCACCGCGATCGTGAGCATGCCGTTCACCTTCTTCATGTCCAACGACGCTTTTTATTACGGCGTATTACCGGTTCTGGCCGAGGCCGCCAGCCACTACGGCATCAGCCCGGTGGAGATGGCGCGGGCCTCTATCGTAGGCCAGCCGGTGCATCTGCTGAGCCCGTTGGTGCCCTCCACCTACCTGCTGGTGGGCCTGGCCAAGGTGGAATTCGGCGATCACCAGCGGTTCACGTTGAAGTGGGCGGTGATGGTTTGCCTGTGTATCCTCCTCGCCGCCCTGCTACTGGGTGTGTTCCCGCTCTTCGGGTCCCACTGA
- a CDS encoding AEC family transporter, whose translation MPDRDVAVLTLLEALWPLFALIVGGYLLRRWDFPGETFWPAAERLNYFILFPALLFSSLASAPLDNPALPRLAVAVFLGLGIGWAALLLARRLLGWGASRFGAITQGILRFNTYLGLAAIGSLHGKDGLAIAALMLALMVPTVNLMSVWALTAERGVTLRGLLLPVVKNPLILACLAGALFNLAGFGLVGGSDRLLNLLAVASLPLGLLCVGAALRPQELAGEVPALAWNCVLRLLAMPALAFLVARALGLPPMESSILVLFFALPTAPTAYVLTRQLGGDSHLMAGLITLQTLLAAGSLLLVMQLLAT comes from the coding sequence CTGCCTGACCGGGATGTCGCCGTGCTCACCCTTCTCGAAGCCCTCTGGCCGCTCTTCGCCCTGATCGTCGGCGGCTACCTCCTGCGCCGCTGGGACTTCCCCGGCGAAACCTTCTGGCCTGCCGCCGAGCGCCTGAACTATTTCATCCTGTTCCCCGCCCTGCTGTTCAGCAGCCTGGCCAGCGCGCCGCTGGACAACCCCGCGCTGCCACGCTTGGCCGTGGCGGTATTCCTCGGCCTCGGCATCGGCTGGGCCGCCCTGCTTCTGGCGCGGCGCCTGCTGGGCTGGGGGGCGTCGCGGTTCGGCGCCATCACCCAAGGCATCCTGCGCTTCAACACCTACCTGGGACTGGCCGCCATCGGCAGCCTGCATGGCAAGGACGGCCTGGCCATCGCCGCGCTGATGCTGGCGCTGATGGTGCCGACCGTGAACCTGATGTCGGTCTGGGCCCTGACCGCCGAACGCGGCGTCACCCTGCGCGGCCTGCTGCTGCCGGTGGTGAAGAACCCGTTGATCCTCGCCTGCCTGGCCGGCGCCCTGTTCAACCTGGCCGGCTTCGGCCTGGTGGGCGGCAGCGACCGCCTGCTCAACCTGCTGGCGGTGGCCAGCCTGCCCCTGGGCCTGCTCTGCGTTGGCGCCGCCCTGCGCCCGCAGGAGCTGGCCGGGGAAGTGCCGGCACTGGCCTGGAACTGCGTCCTGCGGCTACTGGCGATGCCCGCCCTCGCCTTCCTGGTGGCCCGCGCGCTCGGCCTGCCGCCCATGGAAAGCAGCATCCTGGTGCTGTTCTTCGCCCTGCCCACCGCGCCCACCGCGTACGTGCTGACCCGTCAGCTGGGCGGCGACAGCCACCTGATGGCCGGCCTCATCACCCTGCAGACGCTGCTCGCCGCCGGCAGCCTGCTGCTGGTGATGCAGCTTCTCGCCACCTGA
- a CDS encoding acetyl-CoA hydrolase/transferase family protein yields the protein MYSDRVRLPSLLSKVMSAAEAAALIQDGMTVGMSGFTRAGEAKAVPQALATRAKEQPLQISLMTGASLGNDLDKQLTEAGVLARRMPFQVDSTLRKAINDGSVMFIDQHLSETVELLRNHQLKLPDIAVIEAVAITEQGHIVPTTSVGNSASFAIFARQVIVEINLAHNPNLEGLHDIYIPTYRPTRTPIPLTRVDDRIGSTAIPIPPEKIAAIVITEQPDSLSTVLPPDQETQAIADHLIAFFKREVDAGRMSNSLAPLQAGIGSIANAVMCGLIESPFQNLSMYSEVLQDSTFDLIDAGKLSFASGSSITLSARRNADVFGNLERYKDKLVLRPQEISNHPEVVRRLGIIGINTALEFDLYGNVNSTHVGGTKMMNGIGGSGDFARNAHLAIFVTKSIAKGGAISSVVPMVSHVDHTEHDVDILVTEQGLADLRGLAPRERARVIIDNCVHPDYRQALQDYFSAACAKGGHTPHLLREAMSWHINLEETGQMLAS from the coding sequence ATGTACTCCGATCGCGTGCGCCTGCCCTCCCTGCTGAGCAAGGTGATGAGTGCGGCCGAGGCCGCTGCCCTGATCCAGGACGGCATGACCGTCGGCATGAGTGGTTTTACCCGCGCCGGCGAAGCCAAGGCCGTGCCCCAGGCGCTGGCCACCCGCGCCAAGGAACAACCACTGCAGATCAGCCTGATGACCGGCGCCAGCCTGGGCAACGACCTCGACAAGCAACTCACCGAAGCCGGCGTGCTGGCCCGGCGCATGCCCTTCCAGGTGGACAGCACCCTGCGCAAGGCGATCAACGACGGTTCGGTGATGTTCATCGACCAGCACCTGTCCGAGACCGTCGAACTGCTGCGCAACCACCAGCTCAAGTTGCCGGATATCGCCGTGATCGAGGCCGTGGCCATCACCGAGCAGGGCCACATCGTACCCACCACCTCGGTGGGCAACTCCGCCAGCTTCGCGATCTTCGCCCGGCAGGTGATCGTCGAGATCAACCTTGCGCACAACCCCAACCTGGAAGGCCTGCACGACATCTATATCCCCACCTACAGGCCCACCCGCACGCCGATTCCGCTGACCCGCGTGGACGATCGCATCGGCAGCACGGCGATCCCGATCCCACCGGAGAAGATCGCCGCCATCGTCATCACCGAGCAGCCGGACTCCCTGTCCACCGTGCTGCCGCCGGACCAGGAAACCCAGGCCATCGCCGATCACCTGATCGCCTTCTTCAAGCGCGAAGTGGATGCCGGGCGCATGAGCAACAGCCTGGCGCCACTGCAGGCCGGCATCGGCAGCATCGCCAATGCCGTGATGTGCGGCCTGATCGAGTCGCCCTTCCAGAACCTCAGCATGTATTCCGAAGTGCTGCAGGACTCCACCTTCGACCTGATCGACGCCGGCAAGCTCAGCTTTGCCTCGGGCAGCTCCATCACCCTCTCGGCGCGCCGCAACGCCGACGTGTTCGGCAACCTCGAACGCTACAAGGACAAGCTGGTACTGCGTCCGCAGGAAATCTCCAACCACCCGGAAGTGGTGCGGCGCCTGGGCATCATCGGCATCAACACCGCCCTGGAGTTCGACCTCTACGGCAACGTCAACTCCACCCACGTGGGTGGCACGAAAATGATGAATGGCATCGGCGGCTCCGGCGACTTCGCCCGAAACGCCCACCTGGCCATCTTCGTCACCAAGTCCATTGCCAAGGGCGGCGCCATTTCCAGTGTGGTGCCGATGGTCAGCCACGTGGACCATACCGAGCACGACGTCGACATCCTGGTCACCGAACAGGGCCTGGCCGACCTGCGCGGCCTGGCGCCCCGCGAGCGTGCTCGCGTGATTATCGACAACTGTGTGCACCCGGATTACCGCCAGGCGCTGCAGGATTACTTCAGTGCAGCCTGCGCCAAGGGCGGCCACACCCCGCATCTGCTGCGCGAAGCGATGTCCTGGCACATCAATCTGGAAGAAACCGGTCAAATGCTGGCCAGCTGA
- a CDS encoding DUF2388 domain-containing protein, with protein sequence MTSFRLLSAAALLVLATSASATSFVVTTDAVVGAIGATSDATSDVTSSFSDDKIVLAARDDAASFVASAGDIRGAQLEAAFKHIRSVQPQLAASDLQLAQAILTL encoded by the coding sequence ATGACCTCTTTCCGCCTGCTCAGCGCCGCCGCCCTTCTGGTGCTCGCCACCAGCGCCTCGGCCACCAGCTTCGTGGTCACCACTGACGCCGTCGTCGGCGCGATCGGCGCCACGTCGGATGCCACGTCGGACGTCACCTCGTCCTTCAGCGACGACAAGATCGTCCTCGCCGCCCGTGACGACGCCGCCAGCTTCGTCGCCAGCGCCGGCGACATCCGGGGTGCCCAGTTGGAAGCCGCGTTCAAACACATCCGCAGTGTCCAGCCGCAACTGGCTGCCAGCGACCTGCAATTGGCCCAGGCCATCCTGACCCTCTGA
- a CDS encoding DUF1127 domain-containing protein: MERTLSSDLIFDSAEQSPKSSWALRAVSTLLLWQRRVASRHQLAMLDARLLADAGISEAQREAELNKPFWR; the protein is encoded by the coding sequence ATGGAACGTACCCTCAGTTCCGACCTGATTTTCGATAGCGCCGAACAATCCCCGAAATCCTCGTGGGCCCTGCGCGCCGTTTCCACCCTGCTGCTGTGGCAGCGTCGCGTCGCCAGCCGCCATCAACTGGCCATGCTCGACGCCCGCCTGCTGGCCGACGCCGGCATCAGCGAAGCCCAGCGCGAAGCCGAACTGAACAAGCCCTTCTGGCGCTAA